Proteins from one Streptomyces sp. NBC_00390 genomic window:
- the yaaA gene encoding peroxide stress protein YaaA, with protein MLVLLPPSEGKAAPGRGAPLKPESLSLPGLADARAAVLDELVELCAADEAKAQEVLGLSDGLRGEIAKNVELRTAGTRPAGEIYTGVLYDALGLATLDQAARRRARQSLLVFSGLWGAVRVGDRIPSYRCSMGVKLPGLGALGTYWRRAMDPVLPEVARGGLVLDLRSSAYTAAWKPKGEVAGRTATVRVLHAQMVDGVEKRSVVSHFNKATKGRIVRSLLEAGRAPRSPGELVEALRDLGYVVEAEAPARAGGPWALDVVVAEIH; from the coding sequence GTGCTCGTGCTGTTGCCGCCGTCGGAGGGTAAGGCCGCCCCGGGGCGCGGCGCGCCGCTGAAGCCGGAGTCGCTGTCGCTGCCGGGTCTGGCCGATGCGCGCGCCGCGGTGCTGGACGAGCTCGTGGAGCTGTGCGCCGCCGACGAGGCGAAGGCGCAGGAGGTGCTCGGGCTGAGCGACGGCCTGCGCGGCGAGATCGCGAAGAACGTGGAGCTGCGGACCGCGGGTACCCGGCCGGCCGGGGAGATCTACACGGGTGTGCTGTACGACGCCCTGGGCCTGGCGACGCTGGACCAGGCCGCGCGCCGGCGGGCCCGGCAGTCGCTGCTGGTGTTCTCGGGGCTGTGGGGCGCGGTGCGGGTGGGCGACCGTATCCCGTCGTACCGCTGCTCGATGGGGGTGAAGCTGCCGGGGCTCGGCGCGCTGGGGACGTACTGGCGGCGTGCGATGGACCCGGTCCTGCCGGAGGTGGCCAGGGGAGGGCTCGTACTGGATCTGCGGTCGTCCGCGTACACGGCGGCGTGGAAGCCGAAGGGCGAGGTGGCGGGGCGTACGGCGACGGTGCGGGTGCTGCACGCGCAGATGGTGGACGGGGTCGAGAAGCGGTCGGTGGTCAGCCACTTCAACAAGGCGACGAAGGGGCGGATCGTGCGCAGCCTGCTGGAGGCCGGGCGTGCGCCGAGGTCGCCGGGTGAGCTGGTGGAGGCGCTGCGCGACCTCGGGTACGTGGTGGAGGCCGAGGCTCCGGCACGGGCGGGCGGGCCGTGGGCGCTGGATGTGGTGGTGGCGGAGATCCACTGA
- a CDS encoding bifunctional RNase H/acid phosphatase: protein MREFVVEADGGSRGNPGPAGYGAVVLDPATGETLAETAEYIGVATNNVAEYKGLVAGLKAARALDPEAKVRVRMDSKLVVEQMSGRWKIKHPDMKPLAAEAARVLPSSQVTYEWIPRERNKHADRLANEAMDAGKRGRQWEPSASFAALASTEEDKRAARVVGDAAAGAAKARAALTGASTGARVTAPAASAPVMSTESSSAGWGPDLGAPATFVMLRHGETALTPEKRFSGSGGSDPELSAVGCRQADAVATALAERGTIQEIVSSPMRRCRQTAQAVAARLGLDVRIEEGLREADFGAWEGLTFAEVQERYPDDLTAWLASTKAAPTGGGESFTTVARRVAATRDQLTSRYQGRTVLLVTHVTPIKTLVRLALGAPPESLFRMELSAASISALAYYADGNASLRLLNDTSHLR from the coding sequence ATGCGGGAGTTCGTCGTCGAGGCCGACGGCGGCTCCCGGGGCAATCCGGGCCCCGCCGGCTACGGCGCGGTCGTCCTCGACCCGGCGACGGGCGAGACGCTCGCGGAGACCGCCGAGTACATCGGCGTGGCGACGAACAACGTCGCCGAGTACAAGGGCCTGGTGGCCGGGCTGAAGGCGGCCCGCGCCCTGGACCCGGAGGCGAAGGTTCGGGTCCGCATGGACTCCAAGCTGGTCGTCGAGCAGATGTCGGGCCGCTGGAAGATCAAGCACCCGGACATGAAGCCGCTCGCGGCGGAGGCCGCACGCGTCCTTCCGTCCTCCCAGGTGACGTACGAATGGATCCCGCGCGAGCGGAACAAGCACGCGGACCGGCTCGCCAACGAGGCGATGGACGCGGGCAAGCGGGGCAGGCAGTGGGAGCCCTCCGCGTCCTTTGCGGCCCTCGCGTCCACCGAGGAGGACAAGCGGGCCGCCCGTGTGGTGGGCGACGCCGCGGCGGGCGCGGCGAAGGCCCGCGCGGCGCTGACGGGAGCGAGTACGGGTGCACGGGTCACCGCGCCCGCCGCGAGCGCCCCGGTGATGTCGACCGAGTCCTCGTCCGCCGGATGGGGCCCCGATCTGGGGGCGCCGGCCACGTTCGTCATGCTGCGGCACGGCGAGACGGCACTCACCCCGGAGAAGCGTTTCTCGGGCAGCGGCGGCAGCGACCCCGAGCTGTCCGCGGTGGGCTGCCGCCAGGCGGACGCGGTCGCCACGGCCCTCGCGGAGCGCGGCACGATCCAGGAGATCGTCAGCTCACCGATGCGCCGCTGCCGCCAGACGGCACAGGCCGTCGCCGCGCGGCTGGGACTCGACGTACGGATCGAAGAGGGACTGCGCGAGGCGGACTTCGGCGCCTGGGAGGGCCTGACCTTCGCCGAGGTCCAGGAGCGGTATCCGGACGATCTGACGGCATGGCTCGCGTCCACGAAGGCGGCGCCGACGGGCGGCGGTGAGAGCTTCACCACGGTCGCACGCCGCGTCGCCGCGACGCGCGACCAGCTGACGTCCCGTTACCAGGGCCGTACGGTTCTGCTGGTCACGCACGTCACCCCGATCAAGACCCTGGTCCGCCTGGCCCTCGGTGCCCCGCCGGAGTCCCTGTTCCGGATGGAACTGTCGGCGGCGTCGATCTCGGCGCTGGCGTACTACGCGGACGGCAACGCGTCACTGCGTCTCCTGAACGACACGTCCCACCTGCGCTGA
- a CDS encoding RNB domain-containing ribonuclease has translation MRRHLHMTGAAEVPLRAALSALRTRLDVPVTFPAEVLAEAESAVRSPRLPDHDATGIPFFTIDPPTSLDLDQAMHLARREGGGFRVHYAIADVAAFVAPGGALDAEAHRRVQTLYFPDEKVPLHPPQLSEGAAGLLPGQSAPALLWRIDLDAEGRAVTADVRRALVRSRAKLDYAGAQRRIDDGTAEEPLALLGDIGRLREAMEIERGGISLNVPEQEIVEREGTYVLEYRAPLPADAWNAQISLLTGMAAADLMIEAGTGVLRTLPTAPDGAVARLHRSAKALHIEWPHHVSYAELVRSLDPHDARHAAFLQECTTLLRGAGYTAFRDGQLPTPAVHAAVADEYTHCTAPLRRLVDRYAGELCLAAVAGQSPPEWVTAALDALPKEMAEGSRRADTVERECLDLVEAVLLRERVGEVFDAVVVDVKEHEPDVGTVVLEEPAVVARIEADGGELPLGERLRVRLTQADPGTSRVLFAPA, from the coding sequence ATGCGCCGCCATCTGCACATGACGGGCGCAGCCGAGGTCCCGCTGCGAGCGGCCCTGAGCGCGCTGCGTACCAGGCTGGACGTGCCCGTCACCTTCCCGGCCGAGGTGCTCGCCGAGGCGGAGTCGGCCGTCCGCTCCCCGCGGCTGCCGGACCACGACGCCACCGGCATTCCCTTCTTCACCATCGACCCGCCCACCTCGCTCGACCTCGACCAGGCGATGCACCTCGCACGCCGCGAGGGCGGCGGCTTCCGGGTCCACTACGCGATCGCCGACGTCGCGGCGTTCGTCGCGCCCGGCGGCGCACTCGACGCCGAGGCCCACCGCAGGGTGCAGACGCTCTACTTCCCCGACGAGAAGGTCCCCCTGCACCCGCCGCAGCTCTCGGAGGGCGCGGCCGGCCTGCTGCCCGGCCAGAGCGCGCCCGCGCTGCTGTGGCGGATCGACCTCGACGCCGAGGGCCGGGCCGTCACGGCCGACGTGCGCCGCGCGCTGGTGCGCAGCCGGGCCAAGCTCGACTACGCAGGCGCCCAGCGGCGGATCGACGACGGCACCGCCGAGGAGCCCCTCGCGCTGCTGGGGGACATCGGGCGGCTGCGGGAGGCGATGGAGATCGAACGTGGCGGGATCTCCCTCAACGTCCCCGAGCAGGAGATCGTCGAGCGCGAGGGCACGTACGTCCTCGAGTACCGCGCACCGCTGCCCGCCGACGCCTGGAACGCCCAGATCTCCCTGCTCACCGGCATGGCCGCCGCCGACCTGATGATCGAGGCGGGCACCGGCGTCCTGCGCACCCTGCCCACGGCCCCCGACGGCGCGGTGGCCCGGCTGCACCGCTCGGCGAAGGCCCTGCACATCGAGTGGCCGCACCATGTGTCGTACGCGGAGCTGGTGCGCTCCCTCGACCCGCACGACGCCCGTCACGCAGCGTTCCTCCAGGAGTGCACCACCCTCCTGCGCGGCGCCGGGTACACCGCGTTCCGCGACGGGCAGCTCCCGACGCCCGCGGTCCATGCGGCCGTCGCCGACGAGTACACCCACTGCACCGCACCGCTGCGCCGCCTCGTCGACCGGTACGCGGGCGAGCTGTGCCTGGCCGCGGTGGCCGGGCAGTCGCCGCCGGAGTGGGTGACGGCGGCGCTGGACGCGCTGCCGAAGGAGATGGCCGAGGGATCCCGGCGGGCCGACACCGTCGAACGCGAATGCCTCGACCTCGTCGAGGCCGTGCTGCTGCGCGAGCGGGTCGGCGAGGTCTTCGACGCGGTGGTGGTGGACGTCAAGGAGCACGAGCCGGACGTCGGCACGGTCGTCCTCGAAGAACCGGCGGTCGTCGCCAGGATCGAGGCCGACGGCGGCGAGCTGCCGCTGGGGGAGAGGCTGCGGGTCCGGCTCACCCAGGCGGACCCGGGGACGTCGAGGGTGCTGTTCGCGCCGGCGTAG
- a CDS encoding SMI1/KNR4 family protein, with translation MARFEDLRHSLWDTSSRHGVQPPLTDQLIVEAERLLNVTLPSSLLDLLRHQNGGAVAAGRNAFPTSRPTSWSADHVPFDLVMGIGRHEEALSMLDSPYLVQEWGLPTAVVLVSGDGPCWIGLDYRACGQHGEPSMTWFDAELKAELTLAPNFRSFIEGLTSTSDFESAHHGDVPDGPH, from the coding sequence ATGGCACGTTTTGAGGATCTTCGCCACTCCCTCTGGGACACCAGTAGCCGGCACGGAGTGCAGCCGCCCCTGACCGACCAGCTGATCGTGGAGGCCGAGCGTTTGCTGAACGTCACACTCCCCAGTTCCCTGCTCGACCTGCTGCGCCATCAGAACGGAGGCGCGGTCGCGGCCGGCCGGAATGCCTTCCCTACGAGTCGGCCGACCTCGTGGAGCGCCGATCACGTCCCGTTCGACCTCGTCATGGGCATAGGCCGCCACGAGGAAGCTCTCTCCATGCTCGACAGCCCGTACCTGGTCCAGGAATGGGGGCTCCCCACCGCGGTGGTGCTGGTCTCGGGTGACGGGCCCTGCTGGATCGGGCTGGACTACCGAGCCTGCGGCCAACACGGGGAACCCTCCATGACCTGGTTCGACGCGGAACTCAAAGCAGAACTGACCCTCGCCCCGAACTTCCGGTCCTTCATCGAGGGGCTTACATCCACCAGTGACTTCGAGAGCGCGCACCACGGAGACGTACCCGACGGACCTCATTGA
- the eda gene encoding bifunctional 4-hydroxy-2-oxoglutarate aldolase/2-dehydro-3-deoxy-phosphogluconate aldolase produces the protein MPSVLDLAPVMPVAVIDDVADAVPLARALVAGGLPTIEVTLRTPVALEAIEAIASQVPDAVVGAGTVISAPGVASAVAAGAQFLVSPGWTDALLTAMWASGVPYLPGVSTTSEVVTLLERGVREMKFFPAEAAGGTAYLTSLAGPLPQARFCPTGGISLASAPGYLALPNVGCVGGTWMLPADALTARDWDRVEALAREAAALATVS, from the coding sequence ATGCCCTCCGTACTCGACCTTGCCCCCGTCATGCCCGTCGCCGTGATCGACGACGTCGCCGATGCCGTGCCGCTCGCACGTGCCCTGGTGGCGGGCGGGCTGCCCACGATCGAGGTGACGCTGCGGACACCGGTCGCGCTCGAGGCCATCGAGGCGATCGCCTCGCAGGTGCCGGACGCGGTGGTCGGCGCGGGCACGGTCATCTCCGCGCCCGGAGTGGCCTCTGCCGTGGCCGCCGGGGCGCAGTTCCTGGTCAGCCCCGGCTGGACGGACGCGCTGCTCACGGCGATGTGGGCGTCCGGGGTGCCGTATCTGCCCGGTGTGTCGACGACCTCGGAGGTCGTGACGCTGCTGGAGCGCGGGGTGCGGGAGATGAAGTTCTTCCCGGCCGAGGCCGCGGGTGGCACCGCCTACCTCACGTCCCTCGCCGGGCCGCTCCCCCAGGCGCGCTTCTGCCCGACGGGCGGGATCTCGCTCGCCTCGGCGCCCGGGTATCTGGCGCTGCCGAACGTGGGGTGCGTGGGCGGCACGTGGATGCTGCCCGCCGACGCCCTCACCGCCAGGGACTGGGACCGGGTCGAGGCCCTGGCCCGTGAGGCGGCGGCGCTGGCGACGGTCAGCTGA
- a CDS encoding GNAT family N-acetyltransferase: MTWHLTYDVEEFRREADAYLTADPAGSTALISVSEALRRHGPDLYGDSGGHPVRFGWWRAHRDAPVEAAFLHTPPRAPLFGPASPDHARELARTLRADGAAHVTGVKGPDAPARAFAGEWAGPGGWTVTGRFRLFRLGELTPPDPAPPGRARPATEDDVPPAAAWMKSFAADIGEDPDADWTANVARRVADGCLHLWETGAAPVSMAARTPVLAGQSRLSPVYTPPALRGRGYAGAVTCAVSRSALDAGAEQVLLFTDLANPTSNALYQRLGYRPLADHVQVDFS; this comes from the coding sequence ATGACCTGGCATCTCACCTACGACGTCGAGGAGTTCCGCCGTGAGGCGGACGCCTACCTCACGGCCGACCCCGCCGGATCCACGGCGCTCATCAGCGTCAGCGAGGCTCTGCGGCGGCACGGGCCGGACCTGTACGGGGACAGCGGCGGGCACCCGGTCCGCTTCGGCTGGTGGCGGGCGCACCGGGACGCTCCCGTCGAGGCGGCCTTCCTCCACACTCCGCCCAGGGCGCCCCTGTTCGGGCCTGCCTCACCGGACCACGCCCGTGAGCTCGCCCGCACGCTCCGCGCCGACGGCGCCGCGCACGTCACCGGGGTGAAGGGCCCAGACGCGCCCGCTCGCGCGTTCGCCGGGGAGTGGGCCGGGCCGGGCGGATGGACGGTGACAGGGCGGTTCCGGCTGTTCCGGCTCGGTGAGCTGACGCCGCCCGACCCGGCGCCGCCCGGGCGGGCGCGGCCGGCCACCGAGGACGACGTACCGCCGGCTGCCGCGTGGATGAAGAGCTTCGCCGCCGACATCGGCGAGGACCCGGACGCCGACTGGACCGCGAACGTCGCGCGCCGTGTCGCCGACGGCTGCCTCCACCTGTGGGAGACCGGCGCCGCGCCCGTCTCGATGGCCGCCCGCACGCCGGTCCTCGCCGGACAGTCCCGTCTCTCACCCGTCTACACGCCGCCGGCCCTGCGCGGCCGCGGCTACGCGGGGGCCGTCACCTGCGCCGTCAGCCGGTCCGCACTGGACGCCGGTGCCGAGCAGGTGCTGCTCTTCACCGACCTGGCCAACCCGACGAGCAACGCCCTTTACCAGCGCCTCGGTTACCGGCCCCTGGCCGACCACGTCCAGGTGGATTTCAGCTGA
- a CDS encoding TetR/AcrR family transcriptional regulator, whose protein sequence is MELGSSGPARPVGRGRKAQAAVRAATLAELLDRGYAELTVEGVAQRAGVHKTTLYRRWKDRESLVVDALAEHFATDIPTPDTGAVETDLQALARALVQSMTGPVGRAVQTAMYSDAGRLPEIAEARRRIFADRFRRAEPVVTRAIERGELPAGTDPVELFKTLAAPIYFRLLVSADPVEEGTADQAVRITLAAARAGALTQGAPS, encoded by the coding sequence ATGGAGTTGGGTTCCTCCGGGCCCGCCCGCCCGGTCGGACGCGGCCGCAAGGCACAGGCGGCGGTGCGCGCCGCCACCCTCGCCGAGTTGCTGGACCGGGGATATGCCGAGCTGACCGTCGAGGGCGTGGCCCAGCGGGCCGGGGTGCACAAGACGACGCTCTACCGGCGCTGGAAGGACCGCGAGAGCCTGGTCGTCGACGCGCTTGCCGAGCACTTCGCCACCGACATCCCCACTCCGGACACCGGCGCCGTCGAGACCGACCTGCAAGCGCTCGCGCGGGCGCTCGTGCAGAGCATGACGGGCCCGGTGGGCAGGGCGGTGCAGACCGCGATGTACTCCGACGCCGGCCGGCTGCCGGAGATCGCCGAGGCGCGGCGGCGGATCTTCGCCGACCGGTTCCGGCGGGCCGAGCCCGTGGTCACCCGCGCCATCGAGCGGGGCGAACTCCCGGCAGGGACCGATCCGGTCGAGCTGTTCAAAACGCTGGCCGCTCCGATCTACTTCCGGTTGCTGGTCAGTGCCGATCCGGTCGAGGAGGGCACCGCCGACCAGGCGGTGCGGATCACGCTCGCCGCCGCCCGCGCCGGCGCCCTGACACAGGGCGCTCCGTCGTAG
- a CDS encoding Nif3-like dinuclear metal center hexameric protein, with protein MPRLSEVIAALDALWPPERAEQWDAVGTVCGDPDAEVTRVLFAVDPVQEIADEAIRLGADLIVTHHPLYLRGTTTVAAGHFKGRVVHTLIKNDIALHVAHTNADTADPGVSDALAGALDLRVVRPLVPDPTDPSGRRGLGRICELDHPETLDEFAARAAKRLPATAHGIRVAGDPGLLVRTVAVSGGSGDSLFDHVRAAEVDAFLTADLRHHPVSEATQHSPLGLVDAAHWATEWPWCEQAAAQLDEISDRHGWGLRVHVSRTVTDPWSSHHDSSGAPN; from the coding sequence GTGCCCCGTCTGTCTGAAGTCATCGCCGCGCTCGACGCCCTCTGGCCCCCCGAGCGGGCCGAACAGTGGGACGCCGTCGGCACCGTGTGCGGCGACCCCGATGCCGAGGTCACCCGTGTGCTGTTCGCCGTCGACCCCGTGCAGGAGATCGCCGACGAGGCGATCCGGCTCGGCGCAGACCTGATCGTCACGCACCACCCGCTCTATCTGCGCGGTACGACCACCGTCGCCGCCGGCCACTTCAAGGGCCGGGTGGTGCACACCCTGATCAAGAACGACATCGCGCTGCACGTCGCCCACACCAACGCCGACACCGCCGACCCCGGCGTCTCCGACGCCCTCGCCGGTGCGCTCGACCTGCGGGTCGTACGGCCCCTGGTGCCCGACCCCACGGACCCGAGCGGCCGCCGCGGCCTCGGCCGGATCTGCGAGCTCGACCACCCCGAGACGCTGGACGAGTTCGCCGCGCGCGCCGCCAAGCGGCTGCCCGCCACCGCCCACGGCATCCGTGTCGCGGGCGACCCCGGCCTGCTCGTACGCACCGTCGCCGTCAGCGGCGGCTCCGGTGACAGTCTCTTCGACCACGTGCGCGCCGCCGAGGTCGACGCGTTCCTCACCGCCGACCTGCGCCACCACCCGGTCTCCGAAGCCACCCAGCACTCACCGCTCGGGCTGGTCGACGCCGCCCACTGGGCCACCGAATGGCCCTGGTGCGAGCAGGCGGCCGCCCAGCTCGACGAGATTTCCGACCGGCACGGCTGGGGCCTTCGGGTCCATGTCTCGCGTACGGTCACCGACCCCTGGTCCTCCCACCACGATTCCTCTGGAGCCCCCAACTGA
- a CDS encoding Uma2 family endonuclease, producing MTAVPHEPLTEADVLLEGFLALDTPEGFRAELIEGEIVVTPPPDGDHEGYISRIVRQVIKRSRTDMDVSGNKGLKLKSGGGCTKNHAIPDCTFAPLALGLFFGAEPWMPCEGVAMVAEVTSNKPDAGREAKRRCYARGGIPFYLLVDRETSSVTLFSDPKNDDYRQAHTMPFGKPLPLPDPFGFDLETSDFV from the coding sequence ATGACTGCCGTGCCGCATGAACCGCTCACGGAGGCGGACGTCCTGCTGGAGGGCTTCCTGGCGCTGGACACGCCGGAGGGCTTCCGCGCGGAGCTGATCGAGGGGGAGATTGTTGTGACGCCGCCGCCGGACGGGGATCACGAGGGCTACATCAGCCGGATCGTGAGGCAGGTGATCAAGCGATCGCGTACGGACATGGATGTGTCCGGGAACAAGGGCCTCAAGCTGAAGAGCGGAGGTGGCTGTACGAAGAACCACGCCATCCCCGACTGCACCTTCGCGCCCCTCGCGCTCGGCCTCTTCTTCGGTGCCGAGCCCTGGATGCCGTGTGAGGGCGTGGCCATGGTCGCCGAAGTGACCTCCAACAAGCCGGACGCCGGCCGTGAGGCCAAGCGCCGCTGCTATGCCCGTGGTGGCATCCCGTTCTACCTGCTTGTCGATCGAGAGACGTCTTCAGTCACCCTTTTCAGTGATCCGAAGAATGATGACTACCGGCAGGCCCACACGATGCCCTTCGGTAAGCCTCTGCCCCTCCCTGATCCCTTCGGCTTCGACCTGGAGACCTCCGACTTCGTCTGA
- a CDS encoding NAD-dependent epimerase/dehydratase family protein, protein MVREALRAETSRLVLLDRVPLSPRAANETVHTVDLRDAQAVESAPAGVDAVLHLGGVPDEAPLADLLEANVLGTHHVLEAARRCGIGRVVLAGSSRVAGFYPAGQRTSPLEPVRPDGLYGVSKAAVEALGQLYADKFGLSVICLRIGSFEETPAEPRHLATWLSPRDTVGFVRAALTAPPSAGFTAVYAVSANTRRFWELPAPAELAYEPVDNAAGIAGAELPTDPSAPQGGPYALPEVTLKHLRA, encoded by the coding sequence GTGGTGCGTGAAGCACTGCGGGCCGAGACGAGCCGGCTCGTTCTGCTGGACCGGGTGCCCCTGTCGCCCCGGGCCGCGAACGAGACGGTGCACACCGTGGATCTGCGCGACGCACAGGCCGTCGAGTCGGCGCCGGCGGGCGTGGACGCGGTGCTCCATCTGGGAGGCGTGCCCGACGAGGCGCCCCTGGCGGACCTGCTGGAAGCGAACGTGCTGGGCACCCACCACGTCCTGGAGGCCGCCAGGCGCTGTGGGATCGGGCGGGTGGTGCTCGCCGGCAGCAGCCGGGTGGCCGGGTTCTACCCCGCCGGGCAGCGCACCTCGCCACTGGAGCCGGTGCGTCCCGACGGTCTCTACGGGGTGAGCAAGGCCGCGGTCGAGGCACTCGGGCAGCTGTATGCGGACAAGTTCGGCCTGTCCGTCATCTGTCTGCGCATCGGCAGTTTCGAAGAGACGCCGGCCGAGCCGCGTCATCTGGCGACCTGGCTGAGCCCCCGGGACACGGTCGGGTTCGTCCGCGCCGCGCTCACCGCCCCGCCCTCGGCGGGATTCACCGCGGTGTACGCCGTCTCCGCCAACACGCGCCGCTTCTGGGAGCTTCCGGCGCCGGCGGAACTGGCCTACGAGCCGGTCGACAACGCGGCGGGTATCGCCGGGGCCGAACTGCCCACCGACCCGTCCGCTCCCCAGGGCGGACCGTACGCGCTGCCCGAGGTCACGCTGAAACACCTTCGGGCCTGA
- a CDS encoding MerR family transcriptional regulator — MKIGEIAALAGVTPRTVRHYHHLGLLPEPARLPNGYRDYGLRHAVVLARIRRLTELGLGLAEVRGVLADDAGRELAEVLEELDADLARQEAAIAERRARLAVLMSQAREGRLPAEGPVSPELAGLFGAFAPSDSPMAAKDREHLALLDSMVGPEQREQLYAALRPLAEDPRFAGRVQKLYERLDDLADASPDDPRVVPLAAELAASVPDAMISLMGDGLHETDSPFGTAFLTDFAPAQAAVVRQMIMLLAARARGRR; from the coding sequence ATGAAGATCGGAGAGATCGCCGCACTGGCGGGCGTGACCCCGCGGACCGTGCGCCACTACCACCATCTCGGGCTGCTGCCGGAGCCCGCGCGGCTGCCCAACGGCTATCGCGACTACGGGCTCCGGCACGCCGTCGTCCTCGCCCGGATCCGGCGGCTCACCGAGCTTGGGCTCGGGCTCGCCGAGGTGCGCGGCGTACTCGCCGACGACGCGGGGCGCGAACTCGCCGAGGTGCTGGAGGAGCTGGACGCCGACCTGGCGCGGCAGGAGGCGGCCATCGCCGAGCGGCGGGCACGGCTCGCCGTGCTGATGTCGCAGGCGCGCGAGGGGCGGCTGCCGGCCGAGGGGCCCGTGTCGCCGGAACTGGCAGGGCTGTTCGGGGCGTTCGCGCCCAGCGACTCCCCCATGGCTGCCAAGGACCGCGAGCATCTGGCGCTGCTGGACTCGATGGTGGGGCCCGAGCAGCGCGAGCAGCTGTACGCGGCGCTGCGGCCGCTCGCCGAGGATCCCCGGTTCGCCGGGCGCGTCCAGAAGCTCTACGAGCGGCTCGACGATCTCGCCGACGCGTCGCCCGACGACCCCCGCGTCGTACCGCTCGCGGCCGAACTCGCGGCGAGCGTGCCGGACGCGATGATCTCCCTGATGGGCGACGGCCTGCACGAGACCGACAGCCCCTTCGGCACGGCGTTCCTCACCGACTTCGCCCCGGCCCAGGCCGCGGTCGTACGGCAGATGATCATGCTGCTCGCCGCACGGGCCCGGGGGCGGCGATGA
- a CDS encoding zinc ribbon domain-containing protein: MNAAPADQIRLLDVQALDVRLSQVAHKRKSLPEHAEIESLNKDLTQLRDLLVAAQTEESDCAREQTKAEQDVDQVRQRAARNQQRLDSGTVNSPKDLENLQHEIVSLAKRQGDLEDVVLEVMERRESAQERVGELTERVGSVQAKVDDATARRDAAQEEFDREAATVAKEREVVAASVPADLLKLYDKLREQQGGVGAARLYQRRCEGCHIELNITEVNEVRAAAPDTVLRCENCRRILVRTSESGL, from the coding sequence CTGAACGCCGCGCCCGCCGACCAGATCCGACTCCTCGACGTACAGGCCCTCGACGTACGCCTGTCGCAGGTGGCCCACAAGCGCAAGTCGCTGCCCGAGCACGCCGAGATCGAGTCGCTGAACAAGGACCTCACGCAGCTGCGCGACCTGCTCGTCGCCGCGCAGACCGAGGAGAGCGACTGCGCCCGCGAGCAGACCAAGGCCGAGCAGGACGTCGACCAGGTGCGCCAGCGCGCCGCCCGCAACCAGCAGCGTCTGGACTCGGGCACCGTCAACTCGCCCAAGGACCTGGAGAACCTGCAGCACGAGATCGTCTCGCTCGCCAAGCGCCAGGGCGACCTCGAGGACGTCGTCCTCGAGGTCATGGAGCGCCGTGAGTCCGCGCAGGAGCGGGTGGGCGAGCTGACCGAGCGCGTCGGGTCCGTCCAGGCCAAGGTCGACGACGCGACCGCCCGGCGGGACGCCGCGCAGGAGGAGTTCGACCGCGAGGCGGCCACGGTCGCCAAGGAGCGCGAGGTCGTCGCCGCCTCGGTCCCGGCCGATCTGCTGAAGCTCTACGACAAGCTGCGCGAGCAGCAGGGCGGCGTCGGCGCGGCCCGTCTCTACCAGCGCCGCTGCGAGGGCTGCCACATCGAGCTGAACATCACCGAGGTGAACGAGGTCCGCGCCGCCGCGCCGGACACGGTGCTGCGCTGCGAGAACTGCCGCCGCATCCTGGTCCGTACCTCCGAATCGGGTCTGTGA